In Thermotoga sp. Ku-13t, one genomic interval encodes:
- a CDS encoding TldD/PmbA family protein, translated as MRGETFYRNLFRLVNEHFIGMKFLAVVWEQDQSLTRFANSRIHQNVAEKKASLSVLVTKDNKLALATSNDLTVSGLKSLRERLEKMLEFATPLDYNFKLPDVSVGYPVENVAESLKKVFAEQRASIFDRMLKIAGEDVLLFGYVSDNVTENVIMSSNGTFLYQSFGGVSFNVVAMCDSGSGYASGVARSYEELNVDEKVERAVRFAKMSKNPIEIDPGTYTVILGPEAVSDLFMYFAWLCTNGYTHELKLSPSVRYLGNKVGPDELNVYDDPTHPMQLPLAYDLCGKKREKMPIIENGVFKNVFYSHGAALRFNKKPTGHTLNLDDLDSSMPANLVVAAGSASVEDMIKSTDKGIYVNRFHYMNIVDPQQAMFTGMTRDGTFIVENGQLTKAVKNMRFNVRFFEFTQNIEAISREIESVASEYFPQVAPYMKVRQFNFTSKTA; from the coding sequence ATGAGGGGCGAAACGTTCTACAGAAACTTGTTCAGGCTCGTGAACGAACACTTCATCGGGATGAAGTTTCTCGCGGTCGTCTGGGAACAGGACCAATCGCTCACGCGCTTTGCAAACAGCAGGATTCACCAGAACGTGGCCGAGAAGAAGGCGTCTCTGTCTGTGCTCGTCACGAAGGATAACAAGCTGGCACTGGCAACGAGCAACGATCTGACAGTTTCCGGATTGAAATCTCTCAGAGAAAGGCTGGAAAAGATGCTGGAGTTCGCAACCCCGCTGGACTATAACTTCAAGCTCCCCGACGTCTCCGTCGGCTATCCGGTTGAGAACGTGGCAGAATCGCTCAAAAAAGTTTTTGCGGAGCAGAGAGCCAGCATCTTCGATCGCATGCTCAAGATCGCGGGTGAAGATGTGCTCTTGTTCGGGTACGTGAGTGACAACGTGACGGAGAACGTGATCATGAGTTCGAACGGTACTTTTCTGTACCAGTCCTTCGGAGGTGTGTCGTTCAACGTCGTCGCGATGTGCGACTCTGGCAGCGGTTATGCCTCGGGTGTGGCGAGGAGCTACGAGGAACTGAACGTGGACGAGAAAGTGGAGCGTGCCGTGAGGTTCGCGAAGATGTCTAAAAACCCGATTGAGATAGACCCGGGCACTTACACCGTGATTCTGGGACCGGAAGCCGTGAGCGATCTGTTCATGTACTTCGCCTGGCTGTGCACGAACGGCTACACCCACGAGCTCAAGCTCAGTCCCTCCGTGAGGTATCTTGGAAACAAGGTTGGCCCGGACGAGCTGAACGTTTACGACGATCCGACGCATCCCATGCAATTGCCGCTGGCGTACGATCTGTGCGGTAAGAAGAGGGAGAAGATGCCCATCATAGAGAATGGTGTGTTCAAAAACGTTTTCTACTCACACGGTGCGGCGCTGAGGTTCAACAAAAAGCCCACAGGTCACACCCTGAACCTGGACGATCTTGACAGCAGCATGCCAGCCAACCTGGTCGTCGCGGCGGGAAGTGCATCCGTTGAAGACATGATAAAGAGTACCGATAAAGGAATCTACGTGAACAGGTTCCATTACATGAACATCGTCGATCCGCAGCAGGCCATGTTCACGGGTATGACGCGCGATGGAACGTTCATCGTGGAGAACGGTCAGCTAACGAAGGCTGTCAAGAATATGAGGTTCAACGTGAGGTTCTTCGAGTTCACCCAGAACATCGAGGCGATCTCGAGAGAGATCGAATCTGTCGCGTCGGAGTACTTCCCACAGGTCGCACCGTACATGAAGGTCAGACAGTTCAACTTCACATCGAAGACGGCTTGA
- a CDS encoding CoA transferase subunit B — translation MITDPKIGRTVIAKRVALELKDGDIVNLGIGIPTLVANYIPSNVTVFFQSENGILGMGPAPEPGYEHPNLNNAGGNPVTFLPGAAVFDSAVSFGLIRGGHVDITVLGGLQVDEEGHLANWMIPGKLIPGMGGAMDLVTGAKKVIVAMTHTEKGGTPKIVKKCNLPLTSVRRVDLIVTDMAVIEVTEKGLLLKEVAPETTVEEVLRFTEARLIVPEKVPTMPISL, via the coding sequence ATGATCACAGATCCAAAAATAGGCAGGACCGTCATAGCGAAGAGAGTGGCGCTCGAACTGAAAGATGGTGACATCGTCAATCTGGGTATCGGCATTCCCACCTTGGTGGCCAACTACATCCCCTCGAATGTTACGGTCTTCTTCCAGTCCGAAAACGGTATTCTCGGCATGGGTCCGGCACCGGAACCAGGCTACGAACATCCGAATCTGAACAACGCGGGTGGAAATCCTGTGACGTTCCTGCCCGGAGCGGCGGTTTTCGATTCTGCCGTGTCTTTCGGATTGATACGTGGAGGCCATGTGGACATCACCGTGCTCGGAGGACTTCAGGTTGACGAGGAAGGTCACCTCGCCAACTGGATGATTCCGGGTAAATTGATCCCGGGCATGGGTGGCGCGATGGACTTGGTCACGGGCGCCAAGAAAGTGATCGTCGCGATGACGCACACAGAAAAGGGTGGAACTCCAAAGATCGTCAAAAAATGCAATTTGCCCCTCACGTCCGTGCGCAGGGTAGATCTGATCGTCACCGACATGGCGGTCATCGAGGTCACGGAAAAAGGATTGCTCTTGAAGGAAGTGGCGCCCGAAACAACCGTCGAAGAAGTTCTGAGGTTCACAGAAGCCAGATTGATCGTTCCAGAGAAGGTTCCAACCATGCCGATAAGCCTGTGA
- a CDS encoding diguanylate cyclase: protein MRKWEYNVITAEDGYEAFQILEQPDGPQLAVIDWVIPELESPEVCRRVRQQRKMGYVYIILLTGRDSKENILKGFEAGADDYMVKPFDPEILCYKLRIGERIIRMENELFELATTDHLTGLLNRRSFMDRLEAELNRCIRLMRPLGLLITDIDFFKKINDTYGHRADDEVLKNLAGILKKNLRAYDFAGRYGGEELIVCLVECDIEESFKVAERPRTTIRSQSCLRPKTIWKYSP from the coding sequence CTGAGAAAATGGGAATACAACGTGATAACTGCTGAGGACGGTTACGAGGCGTTTCAGATACTCGAGCAACCGGATGGTCCACAACTGGCCGTGATCGACTGGGTGATACCAGAACTGGAAAGTCCAGAGGTCTGCAGGCGTGTGAGACAGCAGAGAAAGATGGGATACGTCTACATCATCCTGCTCACAGGAAGGGATTCGAAAGAAAACATTCTGAAAGGATTTGAAGCGGGTGCGGACGACTACATGGTTAAACCCTTCGATCCAGAGATCCTGTGCTACAAACTGAGGATAGGCGAAAGAATCATCAGGATGGAGAACGAACTGTTCGAGCTCGCGACGACGGATCACCTCACGGGTCTTTTGAACAGAAGATCCTTCATGGATCGACTCGAGGCAGAACTGAACAGGTGCATCAGACTCATGAGACCTCTGGGTTTGTTGATCACAGACATCGACTTTTTCAAGAAGATCAACGACACCTATGGGCACAGAGCGGATGACGAGGTGCTCAAAAACTTAGCAGGAATCCTCAAGAAGAACCTTCGAGCCTACGATTTTGCTGGAAGATACGGCGGCGAAGAGCTCATCGTTTGCCTGGTGGAGTGCGACATCGAAGAATCGTTCAAGGTGGCTGAGCGTCCGCGTACCACGATCCGGTCGCAGTCATGTTTGAGACCGAAGACAATTTGGAAGTATTCGCCATGA
- a CDS encoding TldD/PmbA family protein → MQEKLEKLLDFLKSKGARYADVRYEEHVRQELYVENGVLKSFTHSVDIGTGIRVLYENGWGFAATDERGEAALEKTALRALEIAMASNKRSNKEVHLAPEPIHKTAFKSPVMKDPFLVSDAEKIELLKAATLKMKENPRIVRATGSMVFRKIDKLFLSTEGSVINQEIYISGAGIEADALGESGFQRRSYPASFGGDHATRGWEFVKEMKLLEHASKIADEAAALVDAPEIEPGEYDIIISGNQLALQIHESCGHPSELDRVMGSELSFAGGSFLTLDKLGKLKYGSEHVSITADATIPGGLGSFGFDDEGVQAQKSYIVRNGLFVGYLMDRQTAAELNLRSNGAARADSWSHPPIIRMTNINLLPGNYTLEELIAGMDYGFLLDTNKSWSIDDLRLNFQFATEIAYEIKAGKLTGKIFKNPVYYDITPNFWNKCDGVANESYWHVWGVPNCGKGQPMQVMHVGHGASPARFRRVKVGVRR, encoded by the coding sequence ATGCAGGAGAAGTTGGAAAAGCTGCTCGATTTTCTGAAGTCCAAGGGTGCCAGGTACGCCGATGTCCGCTACGAAGAGCATGTCAGACAGGAACTGTACGTGGAAAATGGCGTGCTTAAGAGTTTCACACATTCCGTTGACATCGGCACGGGCATAAGGGTGCTGTACGAAAACGGCTGGGGGTTTGCGGCGACGGACGAACGTGGAGAAGCGGCGCTGGAAAAAACTGCACTGAGGGCTCTCGAAATAGCGATGGCGTCGAACAAAAGATCGAACAAAGAAGTTCACCTCGCACCCGAACCAATACACAAAACGGCGTTCAAATCACCCGTGATGAAGGATCCCTTCCTGGTGAGCGACGCGGAGAAGATCGAACTGCTCAAAGCGGCAACTTTGAAAATGAAGGAGAACCCAAGAATAGTTCGTGCCACAGGTTCGATGGTCTTTCGAAAGATCGACAAGTTATTTCTGAGTACCGAAGGTTCCGTCATAAACCAGGAAATATACATTTCCGGTGCAGGAATAGAAGCCGACGCGCTTGGAGAGAGCGGTTTTCAGAGGAGGTCTTATCCTGCCAGTTTCGGTGGGGACCACGCAACGAGGGGCTGGGAGTTCGTGAAGGAAATGAAACTACTCGAACATGCGTCAAAGATCGCCGACGAAGCTGCGGCACTTGTGGATGCACCTGAGATAGAGCCTGGCGAGTACGACATCATCATTTCTGGTAACCAGCTTGCCCTGCAGATACACGAGTCGTGCGGACATCCGAGCGAGCTCGATAGGGTTATGGGTTCTGAGCTCAGTTTCGCCGGTGGCAGCTTTTTGACCCTTGATAAGCTTGGAAAGCTCAAGTACGGTAGCGAACACGTCAGTATAACGGCGGATGCCACGATTCCGGGTGGGCTCGGGAGTTTTGGCTTCGACGACGAAGGCGTACAGGCACAGAAAAGCTACATCGTGCGCAATGGCCTGTTCGTGGGCTATCTGATGGACAGACAGACCGCAGCCGAGCTCAACCTGAGGTCCAACGGTGCCGCGCGGGCAGACAGCTGGTCTCATCCTCCCATAATAAGGATGACGAACATCAACCTGCTTCCCGGAAACTACACTCTTGAAGAGTTGATCGCAGGTATGGACTACGGTTTCCTGCTCGACACGAACAAGAGCTGGTCTATAGACGATCTGAGGCTCAACTTCCAGTTCGCGACCGAGATCGCTTACGAAATAAAGGCTGGCAAACTCACAGGAAAGATCTTCAAGAATCCCGTTTACTACGACATCACGCCGAACTTCTGGAACAAGTGTGACGGAGTTGCGAACGAGTCATACTGGCACGTGTGGGGTGTACCGAACTGTGGCAAGGGTCAACCCATGCAGGTGATGCACGTTGGTCATGGGGCATCGCCAGCCAGGTTCAGAAGAGTGAAGGTAGGTGTTAGAAGATGA
- a CDS encoding diguanylate cyclase encodes MTSFGVTALEQESKNIDQLIKEADEALYEAKRSGKNRTVKANH; translated from the coding sequence ATGACAAGTTTTGGAGTCACAGCGCTCGAACAAGAATCCAAGAACATCGATCAACTGATCAAAGAAGCGGATGAGGCTCTGTACGAAGCCAAAAGATCGGGTAAAAACCGCACAGTCAAGGCGAACCACTGA